The Micropterus dolomieu isolate WLL.071019.BEF.003 ecotype Adirondacks linkage group LG23, ASM2129224v1, whole genome shotgun sequence DNA window CCGTActgttagcatagcttagcatgCACAGatcaaaggtaaaaaaaaagccacctaccacctctaaagctcaccaaGGAATACAGTAtatctttgtttgtttaaatgtcatACCATTTCTTTAAGGAGCCTACTTtggtagtagtaatagtagtatcAAAATTAGTTGTTGGTGCTGATCAATAAACCTTTCATTGTGTTGATTCATTTACATTCATCCTCCACCTTCTGCAGCCCGACTGCTCATACTCTCAGGgctaaaatactgaaaaattaCCCTAACCACACCACTGGCATACTTCAATTACAAGCACACTGCTGCCTGTCTAATGGATAAAACATCTAACGTGGCAGCTTTGATGAACTCAGCCCCTAAGCACATTGGagacttaaagctgcactgaaCAAGCGTCCAGTCGCTTTTGGCTCAttgctttgttttgctttgtttcgCCAAAACAGTGCAGCAACTCTCAGCTTACATACTTGCAAGCCGATCATACGCCACTGTGAAATAGCAGAGAGACGAGCTAAATGAGTGCCATGTGCAGAGAAGGGTCAAACATGAAGCACACCAAAGggagtttttctttatttaatgtatttttttttctgtaatggcTCGTCTTCTTCTTTTATCAGCTTAGGATCAAGTTTGTCAGTTTGCTGTATGCTGTGGCTAAATCCTAAAGGGTCAATTGGTTGACAAATGCCATTCGCTCCAACTCTGAGGGAAAGCTGCGTGTTTGGAGCCCCTGCAGAATGTGTCTATCCAGCACAAATCATCTAATAGGAAAACAGTTGCTGTAGGGCCAACCACAAGCATCCGGGCAATTCTCCGGGTTGTCAAAATGCTCCCTCTCGTTTTCTCTGTCCCCCTATTTTCTTAccctctctcaccctctctgcCTTCCTCCCCTCTTGTCTCAGAGAGCAGTAGCAGATAGGGAGACCAGTGTCAGCATTTCCAGTTGGATCAGCTGACGGATATGCATCCCCTGTTTCCGTCccttttggtgtgtgtgtgtgtgagtgcttgCTTGTGTGGAGGAGCAAGGTGAAGAGAATAGCATGCATACAGTAACGTTGACAAAGCATCTCTGTTTTCATGATGAGGCCACCAGAACAGGATGAGAGCGAAGGAGGAGTGCAGAGGGGCAGAGTAGAGCAACTGCAGGGGTTCAGTGACTTTTTTAATCCAAAGAAATGGGTCATTATTTGGTCAGATTTTGCCCAGTGATTTTTTAACCCTAACCTATTTTTAAATGCCCTGGTAAGCTTTAAAGAAGCATTGCACTGTATATCTTAATCTTTGTTTGTTGGGATAGATAATGGAGACTCTTCCATCATCCCAGCAAGTGTCCAGGCAAATACTTAAAAACAGGGAACTACTCTGGTGAAAGGATTGAAAGGAAGGATGAAATAGAGAAACAGAATGCAAATAGGTTAGAACATCTGGTGAGACATGTGGATTAGTAAgagagaatatatatatatatgacaggGGTAAGAAAaggaacaaagagagagagaaggcaatGCTGAGAGAACATGATGAGGAGAAAGTGATAAGACAGAGGTTAAAGGAGGCTGGAAATTGAGAGATGGGCAGGAAGGGAGAGTAAAGAAAGACGGAAttgaggaaagagagaggagtaACAGATGAGAGAATGCGTCCCAGTTCCAGGGTGTGTACAtgttgatctgtgtgtgtgtgtgtgtgtgtgtactagaGTGGTTTGTATTGCAGGGATCTTGGCTGCTGTCAGGCTAGGGGACTCCCAGAGGAAGCCAGTCCTTGTTCAGTTTACAGTGAATGATTCCCTTCCTGCCCTGCACAGCCCTGCAGGCCAATGGCCaaacaggtttgtgtgtgtgtttgtgtgtgtgtgtgtgtgtgtgtgtgtgtgtgtgtgggctgtgTCGCTTCATAGGGTAGCCTAgtggaaaggaggagagagactgTCCTGTAAACGAGAGTTCACAGGTTGCATAATAGTTAATGTTTGTCCACCAACAGCTATGTGTCCGGTCAGTGTCCTCAAGTAAGACATATTACCTTTTTAGTGGTAACAAGTAAATGTTCTTGTTTTTAGTATAAAGCAACTTAAAATATACTACTGTAATACTCAAGCTGATAAAATTGCAGGTCTAGTAATCAAGCACTGATGTATCACTGGCAACAGATAATGTCAATTTCAGTCAATGAAATATTATCAGGAAAACAAATCAGACAAATTCAGCTCTGATCTGACATTTACAAAGGGTCATTAGAAAGCAATGTCTTAAATTGGAAAATGTAGAACTATTGCTCAATTTGAAATAGTACTTTGTCACACTCTTGGAAAGTAATAATCTTACTGTAATGTTCCCTGCCAACTCTGTTTAAATCCCACAATAATACGGAACTTGTTGGAGCCATGAATCAGCTCCAGTCCTCCCAAACATCTTAAACCACGTTCCAGTATTTCCTCCACGATCTTTTTCCTGGCACAGCGGCCTCTGAAACAGCATTTCAGGCCATGTTCTGTTTGAGCCGTTACACATTAAGTGCAGATTAGATGAATAATGCCATTGCTTCCAAAAATTTGGTGAAAATACTTGGTCAGGGGCGAATGGAGGTCTTTCTCTGCGTTGTGATGGCATTATCTGCCACAGCTTCATGGATGCAATCAATTTAACTGGAAAGCAGCAGGTCTTCACTGAAACTTGTGCAAATGGGGTTGTCTTTTGTAAaattgtataaatgtttggtcaGATTTTATTCAGGTAACTATTATGGCTGCTGGGGTTAAAATTAGATACtgtatttgttcatttaaagttttgttttttgttcaattaaaaaaaactcagcAAAGTAAGGTATGAAAAAGAAGGCGTGGGATCTAAATTGTGACTAAGCTAATTCATAGTATTTAAGATACTGAAAGATTAAATTCACACATGGtgatttttccccctctccctAAAATAATGTACAATGTCTTGGCAATAAAAGTATCtggtatttctttttaatatgaCATTTTCCTAAGTTAATGTTAATCTTCATAAGCCATATATAGTGCCTAGTGCTGGCTAAATGCATGCTGTTGACAGCAACTGTGTGGTTTCTTAGATGTACCTATTTTACCCATGGTTTATTTTTACTGGGGTTTGGAGAGACCCTTGCATGTAATGATAATAAACCCAAGACCTGGAGCTTTTGAAGGCAGCCTGAGAGAAACACCACTGAACCTAAAGCAATGCTGCCATCTTGTGACCGAACAGTATTATTTCTAATGCTTGTGTCACAAGGAGGAATGCGTTTCTGGTGAATAGCTGTAAGAGTggatttatttaataaaaagacAGATGTTCACATTTAATgccacaaacagacacaaaaacacacacacacaaagctgatTTGCAACAGATGTACTGGACACTGGACACAGCTTGTTCCTTTAATGATACATATGCACAGTTATAAGTTTGTAAATTTATTCACATCTCTATGTTTTAGGAAGAACAATAAtcatagtttttttatttataataattcaGACTTACATTTAAATACACTTAATTCAATTTTACTTTGTGCAAAGGTAATCACATTACCTTTTTGCTCCTTcattatgaaaaaaatattattttatttaagtgtcCATTACAATGTTCAGAACAATTAATTTTATTAGCAATTCAactctttaaataaatattcacaaCATTAAGTTAATCTAATATAATGTTTCAGTagcaacaaaatacaaacaaaataagaatCATGTTGACAGGAAGATCTATTGGTCCTTGAAGTGAAGCCATTTTGCCCAGTGAAAGGAAACATTTTGTGACTTCTGCGGTCCAGGACAGAATGGTCAATATTTGGTCCATCTCTGCCTCCTTACAACCAAAATCAAATAATCCATTGAGCATTTGTTATCACCAAGAACATACAACTCAACAGTAACCTCACTGATTACTGAAACAAAGTTTTCACATCTGCCTTGACATTATACACGTGTGTCACTGTTGTCAGGGCGATATTTTCAAAAGCAGCATTTTATCACTCAAATAATGTCATATCAACTTTGTCTATTGACCTAAAATTGAAACTTAAAGTATCTTAATTAACTTCAttgttgtgtgtttaaaattttcatctgttttatCCCCAGCAGAAATATCTCTTATTGTGTGAAGAAACTTTTGTGgctttcataaaataaaattccaCATAGAACACAAGTGGTTACAGAAATGGGCATCAAACAGGGTTGagcaaattaaaaataagtaaGTAACGACTGTCATTCAGAAGTCAGCAAACATCCGCCCCACTGAAGTAACGTGGGCCTGAAGTTTAGAGAAGTGAGCTTGTGACTGGTAGGTCATTGTTTCAGTCCCCCAGACCAGCAGGATAAATTTGTGCGGGGAAAGTGAAAAGCAGTACTTGCCCGTCCCTcattaccaccactgaggtgccctaaCTGCTGCTCAGTGGCTAGCAGATCAGACTATACTGGggagcttccaggtgtgaatgtctAACTGTGTGTCaataaataaaggtgaaaaaaagCAAGGCACTGAAATAATTATGTTACTACCAATTCCCGGTACTGGACTGTTTGTTTGACTTTAAATTCAATGGCAGATGGTcggcatttttatttttactgccttgtttgtttcctttgtgCCAGACGTGATCAATCGTAAAACTATTTCTTTGTAAAAGTGGTCCATTGCTGGCTTCCAGCAGTGGTATTTCATACTTGGGTTCAAAGTGAACACCCATTTATCAAGACTGACATGCACTGATACCGCACACATTTTCTGTCTGCGGTAAGAAGGTGTATATGATATGTGGATATAGGCAGAAGGCATTCTGGGTATCAGCTTATATCCTTGTAATGATCACATACGGTACATGCTGCTTAGCCCGACTGCATTTCCCCTGCATAAACAAGAGGGGTAAACAAACATTTAGGTTATTAACATTAAAGTAGAGCTTGCACTAACAGTAAAAACAGCAGTATGTGTTTGCCTCAGGCTTTACCGGCCTGTTGTACTGCTTTAAAGTGACCTTTAAACTAGTATAAAATTTCACTTTTTTGCGCATTTAAAGACTTCAGTGAGCGTGTCCATTGTTACTGGTGCCGTCTTGCTTTACATGTTGCCTGCAGGCCTTGGCAGGAAAAAGATGGCTTTCTGACCATGGTGGGTGTCTGGTCCTGCTTTGGGTTGGCCGTTCCTCTTCAGCCCAACATACCAGTTGTACTTCTGGGCGCAATATGTGTTGTAGTGGTTTTCTTCATACTTCTCCAGGAAGTAACACTCATCATTCAGTGCTTGCTGAGACAAGAAGATGAAAGAagggagaaaagagaagagaagaggaaactTTTTTCAAGTCTTCTAATCCTTactgtaaatttattttaaatatgtcGAGTAAAGGATTGTATCAAGAGCTGAATGACGtaatgacatgacatgacatgagcTGAATAAAAATCTATATAACAAATGTCTTATGTTGCACCTCACCCAAAGAGACATCATTGGCTACAGTGATTTATATTATGCAAAAAATCCTTTAGTCAGCCTTTAGCCAGGTGGTTTCCCAGTGTTTTGCTGGAAATAACCCATGCTATTACAAAACTGCAGGAATTAGTGAGTTTAAACTTATACTGACAAGTTAACTGTCAAGCATTATGTGATGTGATGAAAATAGCCCCAATATAAACGGAACCTACAGTTCCAAAGAGAAACACGGTCTCATTTCATCACGACACATCTATCAACATTTGTGCTGTGGTGTGATATTCTAACAGTTTGATTTTTCCACCCAAAATTAGCAGTAATTGGCAGTAATTTAGTGGCACACTCACTGATCCATACAGGCCTCCATTTTTGTTCATAGCCAGGTACCTTCCTGTCAGCTCACCCTTGATGACCACCACTCCTACGCTCACAGACTTCAGCCTCAGGATGTCTGCAATGCAAACATATGATAGTAAAAGTGGAAGATAAACCTGCTTAAACTCAATGTAACCATCATTTTTCtcctgaaataaatatttacccAGCATTTTTTTCAGGGAACATAGGCCATGTTGTCTGAATGTGTACACAGGGTAAGTACTAATGATTACAGACCCAAATCAAGGAGCAGCTTTACCAGAACTGCTGCGATTAAATACTTTGCACAAGAGGACTTTAACAGTTTGGTTAAGTAATTATTAACTTCCCACACTCATGAGCTTTAATATTCATCCACTTTTCAGTTCAGTTATTAATTTCCCAAGATAACCAAAATATCTTACCTCTGTTCTTTTATCATTATTTGAATACCCAGAGAGACTTTTAATCAACATTTAAGTTAAAGCCTTCACTTAAAACAAAATAGTTAGCAGTGGAGAATTACATGTACAGAAAATAGCTAGTCATAGCCAAAAGACTTTTCTCAATATTTTTTGGTTTGCTCATGATTCTGTGATGCAACAACCAATCACacatcaaaaagaaagaaagaaaaaattcCTTCCTCACTGTAACGGTCATCGTCCTGCCTGCCACCAGTCACTGTTCCATCTGGTAAAATCCTCAGGTGATATCCTCCGTTCTGGCAGTACAGTCTGGTCAGTGTACGGTGCTCCTGCCTGGACAGGTCCACAGATGCAGGTCCGAATGGCAGCACTGTAATGTCTCCCTCAGACATCCTGCAGAGGATTTGAGGCTTGGACGAAGCAGAGTGATGTCCCTTTGTCTGTAACAACAGAGGGGACCCAACGCATTCACTATTCCTGTCACCTGGACGGTGTCTGAGACACGAGAGAAAACAGGGAGGGGAGGACAACGCCGCCTTCATGATCTGATCACGGGAAATGCTCCCCTCCCTCAGCACACACtttctcactctgtctgtctctgtttctcgcCGTCAACCTTTTAAGGTACTCTGTTTTTGATGAAACCAGATCTGGATGGAGGCCAGGCAGAGCCGCCACATGACCAGACTTGTTTTCTGACTGAACATCACTTAGATTCTTTCTTTGTGAAAATGATTTCCAGATGGCAGTGATATGGCAGTAACTTTCACCTGGTCTCAGTGCAAggccaaacaacaacaaaataaacaaagctTGGACATGACAAAGGACAGTGAAAATGCTCTAATGGAGCCATTCTTATCACATTGTttgaagaaaaaatgttttgtattaacAGTCAAACAAATCTCCAGCAGCCAAACACTTGAAATCTTTCCACTTGTGGAACTAGAATACATCTAGCCCTGTCTGTCTTACCCTTGGATTGTCTGCTTCCACAGAAGTGTATCCAAAAAACAATGAAGCCCACTTTAAAGCCACAATGTCAGTATTGAGGGTAGAGATCCCAGAGCAGCAGTGACTGTCATTGAGTCTGTCCTGTCAAATGGAAAAAAGGAGCAGGGAAGCAGTGAAGAACCCAGTCAGCAGTGGAACTGTACAACTCTGGTCTTTGTTATCGTTTGTAGCCAGAGGTAACATATAACTGCaatagagccaggctagcccACATCTGGAATGTCTTGGAGAGGCATaagaaacagagggaggaagaggggaaTGAGAGAGGGATAAGGAAAGCGAAAGACAGACCAGTGCAAAGCCACAAGAGGAATTTAAGGCCTACCCACTCACAGCTGACTTTTTCTAAGAACAGGACCAGGAGAAGAATGTTGTATTATAGGATATGAGAGATCAGTTAGAGCCAGACTGGCCTACAGGGACCTTCGGACAGAGCTGCTGGTGGGAATGACATCAAAAGTCCAACCATAGACCAAGCCAATGTGCGGAATGTGTGGGAGGAGAGACTGAACCTGTGCTTATGTTTGGATCAGTGGACGATAGTTGAAAGGGATGATGTTTGGGTAGAGCAAAGTCCCACACAAGCCCCATACAAGCCAAATCAACtaaataaattctttaaataaaattaagatCAGTATCAACTTGCTTCCCTGTCATCAAAAACCTCTTATTAGTGAATCAGTAGAGGTGATTACCAGCCAACTAGATtcccacacaaacaacaaagcaCCTCCGATCTGAGGAGTCAGTCACCTACCTGTGAGACAGTCATGTGACAGTGTCCTTGATGAGCCAGCATGTCCTCCTCTTTTCCTGTATTTTAATGAGGTTTGGGTGAAACCGGCTAGTTGTGCCTTTTGTGTCacactttcttcctcttttctctacCAGTTGACTGGCTGGACTTTAGCGTGAACGCCTGTATTTGTACCCTAtctacccccccacccccccacctcgCCACCCTTTTAAAAACGTCAGAGGACTCATTTTACCAGGCCAACGTCAGGACTAAAATTACCGCaccagaagagagagagactgagacagGGTGACGCAAGTGTTCAAGTTGTAGGTTCCAGCCAGAGCCTGGAAATGAGCGGGGCTGCCTGACTGAGCGCTGATACATTCTTATAGAGGTGTCCTCCTGGAGACACTGGAAAGaaacacaatataaacatttataaaagacAAAGAGGATGACTTCAGTTCCCAGAATTATTCTTGCATAATGCCAGTAGGTTACCTTAGCCCAGTGGTGACAATGCGAAGGGTAGTTAGGCCACATGACAGGATTTGCTCCACATTCCTGCAAAGTTAAAATATGTACTCaccaaaaattaaaatacatttgacaAGAAATAATACCACATACCGTCCATGCCCTcaatatattacattacattacattacaggtACACTCATGAGAGGCGTGAGGTGTTTCAGTGAGAATGAgaatttgttttctatttaaaaaaagtaactgaTCATCAGTAAAGTGTTGCTCCACCTCTCAGATTACAGTTTTGTAATTAGAACCCAAGCAGGAGTGAGCAAACAGCAATGGATAGCTTCTGTAAATAAACTGTGCTTGAGACTGTCACTCATATAACTCTTTGGGAAGATGGTAGTGGTTCAGAATTCAGAGTTTTGGAGGGCACACCAAAAGCATTTGAATGTActcagttttaaaaatattcaatGGGTACTATGGGACATCTCTATGGGGCATCTCAAAATGCTGGAAATGGCTTCTAAAAATGCAGCAAACGCTTTCACTGTCTGTCTCGCACTTGCACGACAATAAACAGCACGAGTGTGTGAATTATTCACTGCGGTTGCCTAGCGTCTGTCTTCTTCTAATGGAAACTCTCCTCTCTCTATAATTCATCCCCTTcagtaatttaaaaacacactttaaatcATGAGACATAAGACCATGTAGAAAATGTGCAGTGAAAAGTGCAGAGATTGACTACACTGCCAAGAAGTGGAGAGCCTGACCTACTTTTCTCTCACCTGTTCAGTGCTGAGCTAGTTATGTTTGCTAAGAATAGATGCTTTACCTCTATATACCAGGAGATGGCAGAATAGGTCAACCATCATCCACTGCAGAAAGAAATCTGCACAGACACTCTGTGTATGCAATATTTTTTGTAATGGTGATGTTAAAACCTAGATTCGCTGATTTTTTCACAATGCTGACATAGTTTCACCTTATAAAAATGATACAGTTAAAGTGTTAGcaaatatttctttatataCACATCCAGCATGTCTGGACTAAGGTTTGGATTAATTTGGAGTGGTGTTTGGGTCCGCCTGATAAATTTAAGTCAAATGTTCACTCTACTCCTataactcctgagggaaatatctttCTCTGTggtgctaaatgctccaccatgttCAGCAGTTAgacactaactttgtctgtctgccattttggtgctgggcaggtagtgtacactAAGCTTTTGTGCCAAAAACTGTGCTTAAAATATTGTAGATTTTTAAATATCAATGTGCACCACCTCTGTCGTGAATATAATGGTAGGATTAGATTGAGAGCTGAAGATCATGTTACTGGATTTTTGACAATGTGCAAACCAACTTTTCTGTGACACACTTTGTAAGTCTTTTGCCTAGAATATGCCGAcatacccccccaccccctttaTTTATAAATACCTTTGATAGTGATAGTGATGTGAAACAGATATAGAATGTAGCTTTGATCCGTAAATGGAAGACTTGTTCCACAATGCGGAACACTGTTTCTAACTTGAAGGTGTCTAGCTGAAGCTTAAGGAGTTGGATATTGGAGTTGTAAAGGGCTGAAGAACTCAGTCAGTCAGGTCTCAtttgtttcatgtttaaaaagggGAAATGGATATATGCATGCATATTTATAGCTGTCGATAATT harbors:
- the LOC123962817 gene encoding putative fibroblast growth factor 1 → MLAHQGHCHMTVSQTKGHHSASSKPQILCRMSEGDITVLPFGPASVDLSRQEHRTLTRLYCQNGGYHLRILPDGTVTGGRQDDDRYNILRLKSVSVGVVVIKGELTGRYLAMNKNGGLYGSQALNDECYFLEKYEENHYNTYCAQKYNWYVGLKRNGQPKAGPDTHHGQKAIFFLPRPAGNM